atattttaaaaagtcttaTGCAAATGTttttaacttgttttaagatttgagttttgagttgagtaaagagtgaagttcttttcttcaaaagagAATATGGAAAATATGGATTCTCAAagaataaatgttttcacatttaaagaATAAAGGAAATATTAATTTTCGACAGAGCCTTTGAGATAGTTTTTCATTAAAAAGtatatacttttatatttaAGCAAGAGAAGAAACACTGATTTCCTAGAGAGCCTTCAGTCtagtttttgagtaattatctcaaaccatagtaagaattatatttttaaacgtatgagTTACTTACATTTTTTGAGTAGCATTGAGCACCGGTATGGGGGAGATCTCAAACAACTCACAGATCCcgataaaccatgtagccaatgAGAGTAGAAAAGGTTCATgctttttagatgattctttagtgctttttagcatagactagtggatccacttagtagtgaGGTTCTATATCCCTGGCAAGTTATAGGAAGGCTCTGATAGCATAAGGTATacattgtatcatcacatagctcataaatggtggttgtcggttagagaaattTCAACAGAGatatttatattcttatataCATAGAGtttacttgtattttatatacaaacaGAGTTTATATTGTATCATTGCATACAAAGTGAGTTATTATTGAATTCTTCAATACATTGAGTTGttatctattattttaaaagctttaaatatatatcttttaagtTGCTTTATCCTTGAGTATCATGAGTTGAGTACCTTTCATTTaagtatcatatctttgagtagagtatcttattcttgagttgagcTGAGTGAGTTTTGAAGAGGTAAGTTTGTTTtcttttcatcaagttttaacCTATTTTTATGCTTTAAAATTCCCCTCTCCAACTATTGGGAATCCTATTTCCATACAACGCATGATATGCTTATAGGACTATCTGTATTAACGAGTGGAAATCATCGAGGTATTTGTGTAAATAGATATAATCCATGCTCATACATTTCACGTACTGAGTCATTTGACCTACATCATTTCATGATGTAAATACAggtattcaggatcatcaaAGGGAGTTTCGTTGATACCACATGGAGTttgagttagctatggtgagcctcctCGCTTTCAGAGGGTTCCACttgtattttcaattatatcagTTCTTAGCTGTCGTAGGTCTTTTCCCGGCTTCCATCTTTGTCAGTTAGAGGCTTTATAGATAAATTGTAGAGTTCCAAAAGAAAAACTTGAGTTGCCTAGTTTTGGCTAGTTGAATATACGATCATATTTTGAGTTAATTATTTGAGTTCCAatgaattttattatgttttaaactTTGTATGTTTAAGTTAGCATTCCACTTGTAGTCAGCCACGATGAGGGTTCGCTTAGGGACCAGGAATGGTTCTCGAGTGTTTGTCATGTCAGAATGTAGGCTTGGTTTGTGACGTATATGATGTCAGATTATGTTGATTTTCTTATATGCATCctttcaaatatgatttcaGAAAAAATGGTcttaaatatacattttattcagaaatatttaattatggtctttaattgaatttttcCTCTGTTGATATATATACAGTTGAAAGATTCATTGTGGTCCTTCTCACAACTTATGATATAGatataaattcaattatttagttatttttttcatactcaCTACCTTCTTCGTACAAATTGCATACCTCTTAAATGCTATGTTTTTCGTATGATGTAGATACTAGTGATCATTCTCAGAATCCTGAATAGATAGTAGAGGTTCATAGTTTAGCAGTTGAGGAGTCATCCTCATTCGGAGACATAGTTTAGTTATTTGTATCCTTAGTTCAAACTTGTTTAATGGTAAGTTGGAGTCTTGTCccgaaaaataattttatttaattgtttagAGGTTTTTGGACATTAGCGTTCAATTTTAATAGACGTGTTCTTGAAAACTATTTCAGTTATGATTTTAGTTTACAACTTCACTTCACTTTTCATATGATATGCTTAGATATGTTATGTCAAAAGTTAGCTGGAGATCATTTGTGATTCCAGGTACCATGTCTCGGATATGATATAGACTCGAATTGTGACAGTTGATGAGTCCTCATAACGTAACTTCATAATGTAATCATTCATTAGTTTTTACGTCAGATAATACTCACTGTGAAGATAGTTGAGATCTATGTCCCAACAtacttatttcattttagtCGCTATATGGTTAGATTAAAACATTGGTTTTTCAATATTCTTCCATGGATTTGTAGTTCATGTCTAAAATTTAAGCATATCTTTACCTAGTTATGTTTCAACTTCCACCTACATTATATAGAATGTTCAATTATTCATTATACTATGTCATTATCGAAGTCCGCCTTGTATATTTATGATCTTAAGTGTTGGTCACACCTAGAATATAAACTTTGATCATGATATATCTCCGGGGGAACTTTCTTATGCAAAACTAAATTCTACTTCTCATATTGAGGCTAAAGCTAAAGCTAAAGCTATTTTAGAAGCATGTAGATGTTGACAAAAAACCCTATATATAGAGGTAACTATAAGATTGATTCTACGCATTATAAGCAAGTAATAGAAGGGGTTTGAAAACCCCCATAGAATATTGCAACATTGATACAAGAAATTCAGATAATTTAGAAAATAGACAACCACAAATTTAGCATATtctaagaaaaagaaataagctACTTGACTCCTAGCTAATCAAGCATTAGAAAAAAGAGATGACATATTCTATGGATTCTAGAAGATAGAAACATATCGAAGGAAACACATTAATATCAGTATCATAGATAAGAGTTACTAAATGAAGACTTTTCAGAAATTTAGGATATAATATAAGACTATTCACATCAAGCATATTTACaaagaagataatttttttcactaGAGAAATAATACCCTGAACAAGATAATTAGCCTAGGCTATATCAGTCAATAAGAAGTTTTCAAACTTTTAGTTTTTAGGTTTCTTCTCCAAAACGGATTTGAATCCCCTGGTGATCATGTCACCCATCcctaaaagtaataaaatatataataaatctaTGAAAAAACATCATTCGAATAATAAAGTTCTATTAATCAAGATGATTGATAGGTTGATACAACAATCGAACATTTATTACTTAATAATTTCATTACTTATGATATATTCAACTTCAGTCTATGGACTAAAATTAGTTGGTAAAGTCGAAGAACTAGCCACATTCATTAATTTTGGATCTTCATGCTTCTCAATCTCTTGATTCAATTGTGTGAGATCAATCTCTTTAGtcaattgattttcaaattctGTGAGCCCTTCGTACAACTTTAAAAGACTTCCCAAATAAGGAGACTCAAAATCTTGTGATTGTATATCATCTTCAATGGATTTTCCTTTctccttattttcttcttccttctttttcATCTTCATATAAAATCGAGGTGCGGTTGGATGGTTGGCCTCAATGAACTGGTTAATAACCGATTCTGCATCAGGCTTTCCAAATACAATTGGTTGACGGTTAATGAAGAGAATTATGATGGCGACCTGAATTCCACACAATATGGATAGGTCGCTTGCTTTTTTGAACAATgctttttgcatttttgagaTTTTACCACCCTCACCACGTTTATCTTTTGCAACTGCTGAATCAACATTGGAATTTTTTGATTCCATGAAGACGGGAAAACACAACAATTTCTTGACTGATGTTTACAAAAAAACTTAAACCTTCAGAATGAATATAGGTTCTACCCAAACCTTCAAATTTATAGTGATTTCCTCCGTCATTCGACTTTCAGGTTCTAGAATTTACTCTAGGTAGTTCAAGaattattatttacaaaaatcCCCCTTATAGTTTGATAACATAAAGTtaccttctctctttttttttcattaaaataaaatatcgaaaatgttgaatttttgaaaaaatatatacattatccttaataatataaatcatcATACATAATGTTACATATTCTATCAATttctaagaaaaataaatttgtctatGAAAActattcatattaaaataagCGGAAAATCATACTAAACTAAGGcaatcattatatataattgaataacaaaaataaacataaagcTTTGGTATTCCATATAAATAATTGTCAAtcactttgaattttttttgcaatgttatttttttttttagtttgagaagaaattttatatattaagagATTTGACTCTTCTTTTTCCATCAATCATATTCTAAAGAGAGGTGAttgcaataatattttcattaggGTGTACTCCAACATAATTTTAAAGCTAGATGGAGATAAGTGCAATTACGCATAACTTGTGAATATTGCCTTAATTTTCATCTTTAGAATAGAAATATAGTAGATTATCTAAATCTTCATTTATTGATTAGATTGCCAATTTGTAAAagtcaataaaataaataggaaaaaaacaattatagtGACATGCTTATTaattaggaaatattttttctcataaacCAAAAATTCACATCTTGATGACACCAATACCAATCCCACATATTGACAAGGCAATTCTTCAATTACCaatcatttaacaaaaattataaaatataaattaaataagaaacaaaaataagtgCTACACAAAATTTATCACTAAATTCAATTAGAATGTGGAAAACAACTGTAATGCCAAAGACATAGTAAGATGGGTACGGGACTTCAACGGTATAAAGATATAATCCTAAAAGTTCTTATGCTTTCTGCTTAAGATTTTTTGTTACAACAGttacttttaaataaaaaaaagtaaaaattacgTAAACTACATAGTGTAAAACATAAATTACCTCCTATCCTTATTCTTTTTCAACTTATAAAAAATCccttatttttaataagtttCGGATACATAATAAAACCGTCTGATACATAATATAGTATGCCATTTTATCGGTTTGTTGCGTGATTTGGGggattaaaaattgaaatttaaattaaatcctACTTTTAATACGCTACAGTTATTAGTCCCATAAAAAAGGCATTAACTTATGTGTTTCAAACATCAGTTTTATCCAATATAAAacactaaattaaattataatttttcatcagtGATCgtcccaatttttttttgcagcAACGAGATTCTTATTTCCTTGAAGGtgaatttgtgaattttcgtAATGAATATTACGATATTACTAACGCATTCAGGAATATGGGAGAGTGAGGTTACATACAATTGATACAAAAGTGATGGGATAGTGGTTGgggaaaatatttcatatatgaatCTAATCTCAGCCATTGCTactgaaataaatattgatgaattgaaaaaaaatattattatccgATATATTGTAGAAGGCAATTCTTCTCCGATGATAATTAGGAATGATATGGGTGTGAAGTTGTTTATAGAAATAAAGAAGCAAGAGGTTGGATTCAGTATGTATCCGCTTTGCATCGATACAAATGATAAAAGTACAGAGGAGTTACAAATTTTTGAGTCAAGCAGTGATGCAATTATGTGTATTGAAGGTGGACAAAGAGACGCTAATGCTCTAAACGTTGTTGAATCGAACATTGGTGATTATTCGATACCCTCAACCCCCATTGATAACTCTAAGTctcttaaaatatttgaattgtaAGTACAATCAAACTTAAGAGAGTGTTTTGAAATGTGTTTAAccacataattcatattctacaattgaaaaaagtgatattaatatttaatagaaCCAACAAGCTTAACATGATacataaaatgcaaaaataaactTGATACATAATTTTAACAACATATCGTAAGTCAGTCAAAATGATACTTAATAGAAAATTTATAGcctaacatgatacaaaaattcaaagttgTACTTGATACATAAGTGTAACTACAGTTATAAGTTTGTCTACTTGATACTTTATAGGAACAACAAACTTTAACATGATACATGAAACATAAATTCTGCTTGATAAATAATTGTAACTACAAAATGCAAACTAGTCAAAAGGATACTTATGTTgttttaaacatatatataagtgtataatttaaactttaaatttacaTACACTTTTGACAATAATATGATCAAATATACTATATCTGATAAATTGGAAACcaacatttttgacattatcgAAAAAGAGGTTGTTGGAGCATGAAAATCAAGATCCTTGCTGCCCAATCTTTCAAATGCAGAAACACGAGGTGTCAATATTCCAATGCGTTGAAACACCAAAGTTCGTTGTGGTTTTTTAACCTCCTTAGATTCCTTTGTATTTTCTGTAACGGTGTAGTGGGATGACGTTATTTCTTTCCCTTTTAGCCGAAATTCGAAGAGGCTTTGGCAAGTTGAATCCTAACCCAAACTTAGGAGTGGTGATATGATATCCTTGCTTTCTCAGCTGCATTTGAGACTTTGTAAGCCCGTGTATATTTTCACCAGTTACTTCATCCTTGAGTTCTCCTAACTTCGCAGGATTTGAGAAATCATAGTCTGATTTTTCAAACAATGTGAAGACCTTCTGATCAAAGTTCCCTTTTATCTTACCAACTTGCCTATTGCCTTTGGAGGGCTCCAAAGCGATACATGGGACTTGTGCAATGGGACAATCATCTTATCCTTCAAATCCTGGAATGTTATGTGACTAAGTTCATTCCACAGTGGCTGGACTTGTTAAGTGCATTCCTCTAGTAGTGGTTACCTTCTTTTTCGACGTTCACATGGAATATAGCAAAAAATTGGTTGCTCGTCGTCCATATTAGTTTCCAAGTATCCTTTAGGTGGTGAAAGCTTAATTGAAACCTCTTATGTTCTCTTCTTAGACATCTTGATAGCGGCCCATAGAACTTTACTATCTTCAAAATCAATCAGGTCGACTTCTACATGTTCCTCTATATTTGCTTTTCTAgaatctaaataaaattttgcaTCTGCAGAATATGACTCCGTCTTAATGAAAGGATTGATGTCTGCATCTATTTTGAGGACTTCACTATCTTTCATATAGTTCAAGCATTGATGCAAAGTAGATTGTACAACTCTATTTTCATGAATCCAAGGACGTCCGAGCAAAAAGTTGTATGATGTTTTGGCATCTATGACATGAATCAAAGTGTTTGATTTCACATCGCCAATGGACAATCCTATACGAATCTTTCCTATGGATCGTTGTCCTCACTGATTGAAACCTTGGATCGTTAGGTTACTTTTGGACAATTCATCAATGGAGATCAGATTAACTTTTGGCATGGTATTGATTGCCGAACCACCATCGATTAGTATGCGCTTAAGATGTTGTTCTCGAATAGAACCTATAACAAACAAGGGCCTATTATGTAGCTTAGACCCTAACAACAAGTCATCATCCGTGAAGGATATTGTAGCACAACATGGGGCAACTTTGTCATCAGCTTGATGTTCTTGTGTTATTATCAAATTAGTCACCTTCGTTTCCCTTTGTTTCGTCTGTGCTTGAAATAACATGTGTTGCACCTATTTGACTActacaaaagaattttttaggaAAGAATTCATCCAATGTAATCGGCCTTTGAACTTTTGCGATGAAGAATCATTAATATTTCAGCTAGTACAAGGCTTGACGCTTTTTGATGGTTGTAGTGGATTCACATCATTCCTTGTTGCTTTTGTTTTAGAAAGTCATATCCTGAGAACTGCTTGATATCTCCGCTTCTTACGAGTAACCTAAGTCCATAGTCAACTTCAC
The sequence above is a segment of the Solanum lycopersicum chromosome 10, SLM_r2.1 genome. Coding sequences within it:
- the LOC101244040 gene encoding uncharacterized protein, with translation MESKNSNVDSAVAKDKRGEGGKISKMQKALFKKASDLSILCGIQVAIIILFINRQPIVFGKPDAESVINQFIEANHPTAPRFYMKMKKKEEENKEKGKSIEDDIQSQDFESPYLGSLLKLYEGLTEFENQLTKEIDLTQLNQEIEKHEDPKLMNVASSSTLPTNFSP